The Lepus europaeus isolate LE1 chromosome 21, mLepTim1.pri, whole genome shotgun sequence genome has a window encoding:
- the LOC133750751 gene encoding WW domain-binding protein 11-like, which produces MGRRSTSSTKSGKFMNPTDQARKEARKRELKKNKKQRMMVRAAVLKMKDPKQIIRDMEKLDEMEFNPVQQPQLNEKVLKDKRKKLRETFERILRLYEKENPDIYKELRKLEVEYEQKRAQLSQYFDAVKNAQHVEVESIPLPDMPHAPSNILIQDIPLPGAQPPSILKKTSAYGPPTRAVSILPLLGHGVPRLPPGRKPPGPPPGPPPPQVLQMYGRKVGFALDLPPRRRDEDMLYSPELAQRGHDDDVSSTSEDDGYPEDMDQDKHDDSSDDSDTDRSDGESEGDEFVHRDDNERDNNEEKKSGLSVRFADMPGKSRKKKKNMKELTPLQAMMLRMAGQEIPEEGREVEEFSEDDDEDDSDDSAAEKQSQKQHKEDSHSDGTSASSQQQAPPQSVPPSQIQAPPMPGPPPLGPPPAPPLRPPGPPTGLPPGPPPGAPPFLRPPGMPGLRGPLPRLLPPGPPPGRPPGPPPGPPPGLPPGPPPRGPPPRLPPPAPPGIPPPRPGMMRPPLVPPLGPAPPGLFPPAPLPNPGVLSAPPNLIQRPKADDTSAATIEKKATATISAKPQITNPKAEITRFVPTALRVRRENKGATAAPQRKSEDDSAVPLAKAAPKSGPAVPVSVQTKDDVYEAFMKEMEGLL; this is translated from the coding sequence ATGGGACGAAGATCTACATCATCCACTAAGAGTGGAAAATTTATGAACCCCACAGACCAAGCCCGAAAGGAAGCCCGGAAGAGAGAACtaaagaagaacaaaaaacaacGCATGATGGTACGAGCTGCAGTTTTGAAGATGAAGGATCCCAAACAAATTATCCGAGATATGGAAAAATTGGATGAAATGGAGTTTAACCCAGTGCAACAGCCACAGTTAAATGAGAAAGTACTGAAAGACAAGCGTAAAAAGCTGCGTGAAACCTTTGAACGTATTCTCCGACTTTATGAAAAAGAGAATCCAGATATTTATAAAGAATTGAGAAAGCTAGAAGTAGAATATGAACAGAAGAGGGCTCAACTCAGCCAGTATTTTGATGCTGTCAAGAATGCTCAGCATGTCGAAGTGGAGAGTATTCCTTTGCCAGATATGCCGCATGCTCCTTCCAACATCTTGATCCAGGATATTCCACTTCCTGGTGCCCAGCCACCCTCCATCCTTAAGAAGACTTCAGCCTATGGACCTCCAACTCGGGCGGTTTCTATACTTCCTCTTCTTGGACATGGTGTTCCACGTTTACCCCCTGGTAGAAAACCTCCTGGCCCTCCCCCTGGCCCACCTCCTCCTCAGGTCTTACAGATGTATGGCCGTAAAGTGGGCTTTGCCCTGGACCTTCCCCCTCGTAGGCGAGACGAAGACATGCTATACAGTCCTGAACTGGCTCAGCGGGGTCATGATGATGATGTCTCCAGCACAAGTGAAGATGATGGTTATCCTGAAGACATGGATCAAGATAAGCACGATGACAGCTCTGATGACAGTGACACTGACAGATCAGATGGAGAGAGTGAGGGGGATGAATTTGTACATCGTGATGATAATGAACGAGacaacaatgaagaaaaaaaatcaggtctGAGTGTACGATTTGCTGATATGCCTGgaaaatcaaggaagaaaaagaagaacatgaAGGAGCTGACTCCTCTTCAAGCCATGATGCTCCGAATGGCAGGTCAGGAAATCCCTGAGGAGGGACGAGAAGTAGAGGAATTTTCAGAGGACGACGATGAAGATGATTCTGATGATTCTGCAGCAGAAAAGCAGTCACAAAAACAGCATAAAGAAGATTCCCATTCTGATGGCACGTCTGCATCTTCTCAGCAGCAGGCTCCTCCACAGTCTGTTCCGCCTTCTCAGATACAAGCACCTCCCATGCCAGGACCCCCTCCTCTGGGACCACCACCTGCTCCACCCTTACGGCCTCCTGGGCCACCTACAGGCCTTCCTCCCGGACCACCTCCAGGGGCTCCTCCATTCCTGAGACCACCTGGAATGCCAGGACTCCGAGGGCCTTTACCCCGACTTTTACCTCCAGGACCACCACCAGGCAGACCCCCTGGCCCCCCCCCAGGTCCACCTCCAGGTCTGCCTCCTGGCCCTCCTCCTCGGGGACCCCCACCAAGGCTACCTCCCCCCGCACCTCCAGGCATCCCTCCACCTCGCCCTGGCATGATGCGCCCACCTTTGGTGCCTCCACTTGGACCTGCCCCACCTGGGCTTTTCCCACCAGCTCCCTTGCCGAACCCCGGGGTTTTGAGTGCTCCACCCAATTTGATTCAGCGACCCAAGGCGGATGATACAAGTGCAGCCACCATTGAGAAGAAAGCCACAGCAACCATCAGTGCCAAGCCACAGATCACTAATCCCAAGGCAGAGATTACTCGATTTGTGCCCACTGCACTGAGAGTACGTCGGGAGAATAAAGGGGCTACTGCTGCTCCCCAAAGAAAGTCAGAGGATGATTCTGCTGTGCCTCTTGCCAAAGCAGCCCCCAAATCTGGTCCTGCTGTTCCTGTGTCAGTACAAACTAAGGATGATGTTTATGAAGCTTTCATGAAAGAGATGGAAGGGCTACTGTGA